In the Acidobacteriota bacterium genome, TCCCCTGTACCTCAAGACAATTGATTAAGCACCCATGGCACAGCTGATTCGCTACGACGTCCGCGACCGCATCGCGATTCTCACGGTCGATAACCCCCCCGTTAACGCTATGGGACCCGGGGTGCTCGAAGGCATCGAAGAGGCCGTCGCCCGCGCCGACGCCGACCCGGCCGTCGACGCCATGGTGCTGATCGGCGCCGGGTCGACCTTCGTCGCGGGCGCCGACATCAAGATCTTCGGTACCCTCAAGACGCGCGAGCAATCGCTGGCGCGATCGGAAGCGACGCACGCGCGACTCCGGCGCATCGAGGACGCCGCCAAGCCGCTGGTCGCCGCGATTCATGGCAACGCCCTCGGCGGCGGCCTCGAAATCGCCATGTCGTGTCACTACCGGGTCATGGCGCACGACGCCAGGATCGGCCAGCCGGAAGTGATGCTGGGGATCATTCCCGGCGCCGGCGGTACCCAACGCCTGCCCCGCCTCTGCGGCGCGGCCATGGCGCTCGAGATGTGCACCGGCGGCAAGCCGGTATCCGCCTCCCGCGCGCACGCGGCCGACATCGTCGATGAGGTCATCACCGGATCGCTGCTCGATCACGCCATCGCGTTTGCCGCCACCAGGGCCGCCGCGGGTGATGCCAGAAGGACGCGCACCCTGTCCTCGAAGATCGCCGACCGCGAGGCCGGCCTGGCGGCCTGCGCCGCCACTCGCAAATCCTTGGCCAGCACGGCCAAGGGCGTTACCGCCCCCTTCAAGGCGGTGGACGCCATCGAAGCCGCGCTCTCGCTCGACTTCGACGCCGGCTCGGCCCGCGAGCGCGAGCTGTTCGCCGACTGCGTCACGTCGGTCGAGTGCCGCGCACTGGTGCACATGTTCTTCGCCGATCGCGAAGCCGCCAAGGTGCCCGACGTACCGAAGGACACGCCGGTGATGCCAATCGCCCGCGCCGCCGTCATCGGCGCCGGCACCATGGGCGGTGGCATCGCGATGACCTATGCCAACGCCGGCATTCCGGTGATCCTCAAGGATGTGGACGATGCGGCCGTTCAACGCGGGATGGCCACCATTCGCAAGAACTACGAATCGACGGTCGCCAAGGGGCGCATGACGGCCGAGGCCCTCGAGCGCACCATGGCCCTGATCACGCCGACGACCACCTACGACGGTTTCGATCAGGCCGACATCGTGGTCGAAGCGATCTTCGAAAACATGGACCTGAAGAAGACCACGTTCGCGGATTTGGCGCGGGTAACCAAGCCGTCCTGCCTCCTGGCCTCGAACACCTCAACGCTCGACATCGACGAGTTCGCCCTGGCCAGCGGTCGGCCCGGCCAGGTGATTGGCCACCACTTCTTCAGCCCCGCGAACGTGATGAAGCTGCTCGAGATCGTCCGCGCCAAGCAGACCAGCAAAGAAGCCATCGCGACCTCGCTCGCCCTCGCCAAGAAGCTCGGCAAGGTGGGCGTAGTCGTCGGCAACTGTTTCGGGTTCGTCGCCAACCGGATGCTGGCGTACTACATGCGCGAGGCGCTGTTGCTGCTGGAGGAGGGCGCCACGGTGTCGCAGGTGGATGGCGCGCTGACCGCCTTTGGAATGCCGGTAGGTCCGTTCGGCATGCAGGACATTGCCGGCATTGACGTGGGCTGGCGCATTCGCCAGCATCTCAAGCTCACCGGCCAGACGCGCGCCGAAGGTCCGCAGTCGGAAGTGCCGGACCGTCTTTACGAGATGGGCCGATACGGACAGAAGACCGGCGCCGGCTGGTACCGGTACGAGGCCGGCAGCCGCACGCGCATCCCGGATCCGATCGTCGACGAACTCGCGGCCGCCGAAGCGGCGAAGCGAGGGATCACCCGACGCAAGGTGGACGACGCGGAAATCATTGCCCGGATCATGACGGCGCTCGCCAACGAAGGCGCCCGCATTCTCGAGGAGGGCTACGCCACGCGCGCCAGCGACATCGACGCGGTCTACTGTTACGGGTTTGGCTACCCGCGGCACGTCGGCGGGCCGATGTTCTACGCCGACACGGTCGGCTTGCCAACGGTACTGGCGCGGGTGAAAGAGTATCGCGAACGCTGCGGCGACTACTGGCGGCCGGCCGCACTTCTCGAGAAGCTCGCGGCCGAGGGCCGCGGCTTCCACTCGTAACAGCGGCGACTAGGCGCGCT is a window encoding:
- a CDS encoding 3-hydroxyacyl-CoA dehydrogenase NAD-binding domain-containing protein produces the protein MAQLIRYDVRDRIAILTVDNPPVNAMGPGVLEGIEEAVARADADPAVDAMVLIGAGSTFVAGADIKIFGTLKTREQSLARSEATHARLRRIEDAAKPLVAAIHGNALGGGLEIAMSCHYRVMAHDARIGQPEVMLGIIPGAGGTQRLPRLCGAAMALEMCTGGKPVSASRAHAADIVDEVITGSLLDHAIAFAATRAAAGDARRTRTLSSKIADREAGLAACAATRKSLASTAKGVTAPFKAVDAIEAALSLDFDAGSARERELFADCVTSVECRALVHMFFADREAAKVPDVPKDTPVMPIARAAVIGAGTMGGGIAMTYANAGIPVILKDVDDAAVQRGMATIRKNYESTVAKGRMTAEALERTMALITPTTTYDGFDQADIVVEAIFENMDLKKTTFADLARVTKPSCLLASNTSTLDIDEFALASGRPGQVIGHHFFSPANVMKLLEIVRAKQTSKEAIATSLALAKKLGKVGVVVGNCFGFVANRMLAYYMREALLLLEEGATVSQVDGALTAFGMPVGPFGMQDIAGIDVGWRIRQHLKLTGQTRAEGPQSEVPDRLYEMGRYGQKTGAGWYRYEAGSRTRIPDPIVDELAAAEAAKRGITRRKVDDAEIIARIMTALANEGARILEEGYATRASDIDAVYCYGFGYPRHVGGPMFYADTVGLPTVLARVKEYRERCGDYWRPAALLEKLAAEGRGFHS